In Aeromicrobium marinum DSM 15272, one genomic interval encodes:
- the arsB gene encoding ACR3 family arsenite efflux transporter: MTSAEPRPAARSDAEVVAGLSRLDRFLPVWIVVAMAVGLVLGRTVDGLDDALDQAKIGSVSLPIAVGLLVMMYPVLAKVRYDETHRVTGDRRLLAASLVLNWVIGPALMFALAWLLLPDLPEFRTGLIIVGLARCIAMVLIWNDLACGDREAAAVLVAINSVFQVFAFSALGWFYLQTLPGWLGLETTSADFSFWAITVSVLVFLGIPLVAGFLTRTIGERAKGREWYEETFLPRLGPWALYGLLFTIVVLFALQGDAITSEPFDVVRIAVPLLVYFAVTFALGMVVGRWLGLGYAKTATLAFTASGNNFELAIAVAIGTFGVTSGQALAGVVGPLIEVPVLVGLVYVALWARRFFPSTDAARGVTRD; encoded by the coding sequence GTGACCTCAGCCGAGCCCCGCCCAGCAGCCCGGTCCGACGCCGAGGTCGTGGCTGGCCTGTCCCGGCTCGACCGCTTCCTCCCGGTGTGGATCGTCGTGGCGATGGCGGTCGGCCTCGTGCTGGGCCGCACCGTCGACGGGCTCGACGACGCGCTCGACCAGGCGAAGATCGGCTCGGTGTCGTTGCCGATCGCCGTCGGGCTGCTGGTCATGATGTACCCCGTCCTCGCGAAGGTCCGGTACGACGAGACCCATCGGGTCACCGGCGACCGCCGGCTCCTCGCCGCCTCTCTGGTCCTCAACTGGGTGATCGGACCCGCGTTGATGTTCGCCTTGGCGTGGCTGCTGCTGCCCGACCTGCCGGAGTTCCGCACCGGCCTGATCATCGTCGGTCTCGCGCGCTGCATCGCGATGGTGCTGATCTGGAACGACCTGGCCTGCGGCGACCGAGAGGCCGCCGCCGTGCTGGTGGCGATCAACTCGGTCTTCCAGGTGTTCGCCTTCTCTGCCCTCGGCTGGTTCTACCTGCAGACACTGCCCGGCTGGCTGGGGCTCGAGACCACGAGCGCCGACTTCTCGTTCTGGGCGATCACCGTGAGCGTCCTGGTGTTCCTAGGGATCCCGTTGGTGGCGGGTTTCCTCACCCGCACGATCGGGGAGCGGGCGAAGGGGCGTGAGTGGTACGAGGAGACCTTCCTGCCGCGCCTCGGTCCGTGGGCCCTCTACGGGCTGCTGTTCACGATCGTCGTGCTCTTCGCCCTGCAGGGCGACGCCATCACGAGCGAGCCGTTCGACGTCGTGCGAATCGCGGTACCGCTGCTGGTGTACTTCGCCGTGACGTTCGCGCTCGGCATGGTGGTGGGGCGGTGGCTCGGCCTCGGCTACGCCAAGACCGCGACGCTGGCCTTCACGGCGTCGGGCAACAACTTCGAACTGGCCATCGCCGTGGCGATCGGCACCTTCGGCGTCACCTCGGGTCAGGCGCTGGCCGGGGTCGTCGG
- a CDS encoding ArsR/SmtB family transcription factor: MTSADPICCVPLTSAPIGTDAAATLARTFKALGDPTRVRLLSLVAAHAGGEACVCDITEPLGLSQPTVSHHLKVLVDAGLLAREQRGIWAFYSVVPGALGRLAEVLRDPVASN; the protein is encoded by the coding sequence ATGACCTCCGCCGACCCGATCTGCTGCGTGCCGCTGACGTCGGCGCCGATCGGCACGGACGCCGCGGCGACCCTCGCGCGGACGTTCAAGGCGTTGGGCGATCCCACCCGCGTTCGCCTGTTGTCGCTCGTGGCGGCGCACGCGGGTGGCGAGGCCTGCGTCTGCGACATCACCGAGCCCCTCGGCCTGAGTCAACCGACCGTCTCGCACCACCTGAAGGTGCTGGTGGATGCCGGACTCCTGGCCCGCGAGCAGCGCGGGATCTGGGCGTTCTACTCGGTCGTGCCTGGCGCGCTCGGCCGACTGGCCGAGGTGCTGCGCGACCCGGTCGCGTCGAACTAG
- a CDS encoding YidH family protein produces the protein MDAREQDDPRRPRSVYRVGGEPDARFSLANERTYLAWTRTGLAVAAGALAVRSPILDLPEVEREIAAAALLVLALGFFGHAVVRWRGSERAMRTGGPLPGFIGPILLGVGLAVVVAGLLVAVLVAG, from the coding sequence GTGGACGCACGTGAGCAGGACGACCCCCGGCGGCCCCGATCGGTCTACCGCGTCGGGGGCGAGCCCGACGCGCGATTCAGCCTGGCCAACGAGCGCACCTACCTGGCGTGGACGCGCACCGGACTGGCGGTCGCCGCCGGGGCCCTGGCCGTCCGCAGCCCGATCCTCGACCTCCCCGAGGTCGAACGCGAGATCGCAGCGGCGGCCCTGCTGGTGCTGGCCCTCGGGTTCTTCGGCCACGCCGTGGTGCGATGGCGCGGGTCCGAGCGAGCGATGCGCACGGGCGGTCCGCTGCCGGGATTCATCGGTCCGATCCTGCTCGGCGTCGGTCTGGCCGTCGTGGTCGCCGGTCTGTTGGTCGCCGTGCTCGTGGCCGGCTAG
- a CDS encoding MMPL family transporter, with amino-acid sequence MTTTTERPAPPAAQHRPPGPLGRLGTRMVDHARAVAVVWVLVIAGLGSFAPSVFSDLAGAGWQADDSDSVAARELAEEHFGGNASHALQLVVHTPDGSVDDPAAVEALDAATGILAADARFATIVPPRRGMTVSQDGRTAILLAGAAASPDDMVRAVDDLSDELTALSGDGVEVYPTGASALWSDFNHANHDAMIKAELISWPVTLTIMVIAFGSLVAAGLPLLLTMAGLGASAGALVLLNQVVPISVWAMNFAMMFALALGIDYALFLVHRFRSALHHGSSPRQAVAETMDTAGKAVLLSGLTVLVSLSAVLVVPAPAVRTMAVGIMLAVVFVLAATLTLLPAVLGALGPRVDRAGLPWAKAHQPRSPKFAAWGRLLHRRPWPFAIASVGILVALAIPVFGLKVAMPSIEVVPEDAPVRQGYAVVQESFGDGAPGALQVIAPATDTDEVLAALAGRGDDLAMITPAQPALDDSGLVMVQAIPSVDPSDPAMEDILSGMRADLPSSAVVGGAPAENLDLQKALNTWFPVVVGIILTLGFVLLLIALQAPLIALLGTLVSLLSTAAAFGVARLVFQEGVGADLLGFEPQGFLNGWGPVFFFAMIFAIAMDYTVFLLATAKEHYELSQDPETAQVDGLAHSGRVIFAAAAVMVAVFFTFALAEPLPPKEMGIILGLAVLLDAALVRLILLPVILRLTGHGAWWSPAWLRRVLPSVRFSH; translated from the coding sequence ATGACGACCACCACCGAGCGACCCGCTCCCCCCGCCGCCCAGCACCGACCGCCCGGTCCCCTCGGCCGACTCGGCACCCGGATGGTCGACCACGCACGCGCCGTCGCCGTGGTGTGGGTGCTGGTCATCGCCGGACTCGGGTCGTTCGCGCCCAGCGTGTTCAGCGACCTCGCCGGGGCCGGCTGGCAGGCCGACGACTCGGACTCGGTCGCGGCGCGCGAGCTGGCCGAGGAGCACTTCGGCGGCAACGCGTCGCACGCACTGCAGCTGGTGGTCCACACGCCCGACGGCTCGGTCGACGACCCCGCAGCCGTGGAGGCGCTCGACGCGGCCACCGGAATCCTCGCGGCGGACGCGCGGTTCGCCACGATCGTGCCGCCACGGCGGGGAATGACCGTCAGCCAGGACGGGCGCACGGCGATCCTGCTCGCCGGCGCGGCCGCGAGCCCCGACGACATGGTGCGCGCCGTCGACGATCTCTCGGACGAGCTCACGGCGCTGTCGGGCGACGGGGTCGAGGTGTACCCCACCGGCGCGTCGGCGCTGTGGAGCGACTTCAACCACGCCAACCACGACGCGATGATCAAGGCCGAGCTGATCTCGTGGCCCGTGACCCTGACGATCATGGTGATCGCCTTCGGTTCGCTGGTCGCCGCCGGCCTCCCCCTGCTGCTCACGATGGCCGGCCTCGGTGCGTCCGCCGGCGCGCTCGTGCTGCTCAACCAGGTCGTCCCGATCTCCGTCTGGGCGATGAACTTCGCGATGATGTTCGCGCTCGCCCTGGGGATCGACTACGCCCTGTTCCTCGTGCACCGGTTCCGGTCGGCACTCCACCACGGCAGCTCTCCCCGACAGGCGGTCGCCGAGACGATGGACACCGCGGGCAAGGCCGTCCTGCTGTCGGGACTGACCGTGCTCGTCAGCCTCTCGGCGGTCCTGGTGGTGCCCGCACCGGCCGTCCGCACGATGGCGGTCGGCATCATGCTCGCCGTCGTGTTCGTGCTGGCCGCCACCCTCACCCTGCTGCCCGCCGTGCTCGGCGCCCTCGGCCCGCGGGTCGACCGGGCCGGGCTGCCCTGGGCGAAGGCCCACCAGCCCCGGTCGCCGAAGTTCGCTGCCTGGGGCCGGTTGCTGCACCGCCGGCCGTGGCCGTTCGCCATCGCCTCGGTGGGCATCCTGGTGGCCCTCGCCATCCCGGTGTTCGGCCTCAAGGTCGCGATGCCGTCCATCGAGGTCGTCCCCGAGGACGCGCCCGTGCGTCAGGGCTACGCCGTGGTGCAGGAGTCGTTCGGTGACGGCGCCCCCGGTGCCCTGCAGGTGATCGCGCCGGCCACGGACACCGATGAGGTCCTGGCGGCGCTCGCAGGACGCGGCGACGACCTCGCGATGATCACCCCCGCCCAGCCCGCCCTCGACGACAGCGGGCTGGTGATGGTGCAGGCCATCCCCTCGGTCGACCCCTCCGACCCCGCGATGGAGGACATCCTGTCGGGGATGCGCGCGGACCTGCCGTCCTCGGCGGTCGTCGGCGGCGCCCCGGCGGAGAACCTGGACCTTCAGAAGGCCCTGAACACCTGGTTCCCGGTCGTCGTCGGCATCATCCTGACCCTCGGGTTCGTGCTGCTGCTGATCGCGCTGCAGGCGCCGCTGATCGCGCTGCTGGGCACCCTGGTGAGCCTGCTGTCGACGGCGGCGGCGTTCGGCGTGGCCCGCCTGGTGTTCCAGGAGGGCGTCGGGGCCGACCTGCTCGGGTTCGAGCCCCAGGGGTTCCTCAACGGATGGGGACCGGTGTTCTTCTTCGCGATGATCTTCGCGATCGCGATGGACTACACGGTGTTCCTGCTGGCGACCGCCAAGGAGCACTACGAGCTCTCGCAGGATCCCGAGACCGCCCAGGTCGACGGCCTGGCCCACTCCGGCCGGGTGATCTTCGCCGCGGCCGCGGTGATGGTCGCTGTCTTCTTCACCTTTGCGCTCGCCGAGCCCCTGCCGCCGAAGGAGATGGGCATCATCCTGGGCCTCGCGGTGCTGCTCGACGCGGCGCTGGTCCGCCTGATCCTGCTGCCCGTCATCCTCCGGCTGACCGGACACGGCGCGTGGTGGTCGCCGGCCTGGCTGCGCCGGGTGCTGCCGTCGGTGCGCTTCTCGCACTGA
- a CDS encoding YgaP-like transmembrane domain encodes MAFVTFMNSPAGRLLRIVAGVAMIIVGLAAVGGAGGVVLAVVGVVPLLAGLLDVCLVGFLIRGRDA; translated from the coding sequence ATGGCCTTCGTCACCTTCATGAACAGCCCCGCCGGACGTCTGCTGCGCATCGTGGCAGGAGTCGCGATGATCATCGTGGGACTGGCCGCGGTCGGCGGCGCCGGCGGTGTCGTGCTCGCGGTCGTCGGCGTCGTCCCTTTGCTGGCCGGGCTCCTCGACGTCTGCCTCGTCGGGTTCCTGATCCGTGGTCGCGACGCCTGA
- a CDS encoding rhodanese-like domain-containing protein: protein MRLARLAVLATVAALTIGACGSSGAGSSSSVSVSAGPTASAAPSNGAEVDATEFAAALKRTGTVVVDVRTPEEFAAGHLPGAVLIDVQAPDFADRIAELDPAVPYAVYCRSANRSAVAVDLMVDAGFTSTYHLAGGIQAWQDAGGEVVAD, encoded by the coding sequence ATGAGGCTCGCCCGGCTCGCCGTCCTCGCCACGGTCGCCGCCCTGACGATCGGCGCCTGCGGTTCGAGCGGCGCGGGCAGCTCGTCGTCGGTCAGTGTCTCGGCGGGCCCCACCGCCTCCGCCGCGCCGTCGAACGGCGCCGAGGTCGACGCGACCGAGTTCGCGGCGGCCCTCAAGCGGACGGGGACGGTCGTCGTCGACGTCCGGACCCCCGAGGAGTTCGCCGCCGGCCACCTGCCGGGTGCCGTGCTGATCGACGTGCAGGCCCCCGACTTCGCCGATCGGATCGCCGAGCTCGACCCGGCCGTGCCGTACGCGGTCTACTGCCGCTCGGCCAACCGGTCGGCCGTGGCGGTCGACCTGATGGTCGACGCCGGCTTCACCTCGACCTACCACCTGGCCGGGGGGATCCAGGCCTGGCAGGACGCCGGAGGCGAGGTCGTCGCGGACTAG
- a CDS encoding YgaP family membrane protein gives MSFLSFMNGPWGRLVRVAVGLVLIVVGLVVVGGTAGTVMAVVALAPLLTGVTGFCPVCALSADSCAWQPAGR, from the coding sequence ATGTCCTTCCTGTCCTTCATGAACGGCCCGTGGGGTCGACTCGTGCGCGTGGCTGTCGGTCTCGTCCTCATCGTGGTCGGACTCGTGGTCGTCGGCGGGACCGCCGGCACGGTCATGGCCGTGGTCGCCCTGGCGCCGCTGCTGACCGGGGTCACCGGCTTCTGTCCGGTCTGCGCCCTGAGTGCCGACTCGTGTGCGTGGCAGCCGGCCGGCCGATGA
- a CDS encoding class I SAM-dependent methyltransferase has product MGLAEQWDRHVVPRLVDVALNDRMTHRWRESVAAGARGTVLDVGFGSGRNLPFLDPAVVDRVLVVEPSDVAWERSAAARRAFGRPVERVGLDGAALDLAADSVDTAVTTWTLCTIPDVTSALAEMARVVRPGGTLRFAEHSLAPDAGPRRTARRIQPVWGRLAGGCHLTRDIPRLVADAGYEVTLTQTRYATPLRATRFSSWFVTGSATPR; this is encoded by the coding sequence ATGGGACTTGCCGAGCAGTGGGACCGACACGTCGTGCCGCGCCTCGTCGACGTGGCACTCAACGACCGCATGACGCACCGGTGGCGCGAGTCGGTAGCGGCCGGCGCGCGGGGCACCGTGCTGGACGTGGGGTTCGGCTCCGGCCGCAACCTGCCGTTCCTCGACCCGGCCGTGGTCGACCGGGTGCTGGTGGTCGAACCGTCCGACGTGGCGTGGGAGCGGTCGGCCGCGGCGCGCCGGGCCTTCGGGCGGCCGGTCGAGCGCGTGGGCCTCGACGGCGCCGCCCTCGACCTCGCGGCCGACAGCGTCGACACCGCGGTGACCACGTGGACCCTCTGCACGATCCCCGACGTCACCAGCGCCCTGGCCGAGATGGCGCGGGTGGTGCGACCCGGTGGCACCCTGCGGTTCGCCGAGCACTCGCTGGCCCCCGACGCCGGTCCCCGCCGGACGGCACGACGCATCCAGCCGGTGTGGGGCCGGTTGGCCGGCGGCTGCCACCTGACGCGCGACATCCCCCGTCTGGTCGCGGACGCGGGCTACGAGGTGACCCTCACGCAGACCAGGTACGCGACACCGCTGCGCGCCACCCGGTTCTCCAGCTGGTTCGTCACGGGCTCGGCCACGCCCCGCTGA
- a CDS encoding metal-sensitive transcriptional regulator, with product MQLDRDDMQAVVRRLRRAQGQIGGILTMIEEGRECQDVVMQLAAVSKAVDRAGFATIALGLRQCMADPDSGDMDVEQMEKMFLSLA from the coding sequence ATGCAACTGGACCGTGACGACATGCAGGCCGTGGTGCGACGACTCCGTCGCGCCCAGGGTCAGATCGGCGGCATCCTGACGATGATCGAGGAGGGTCGGGAGTGCCAGGACGTCGTCATGCAGCTCGCGGCCGTCTCCAAGGCCGTCGACCGTGCCGGGTTCGCGACCATCGCGCTCGGACTCCGGCAGTGCATGGCCGATCCCGACAGCGGCGACATGGACGTCGAGCAGATGGAGAAGATGTTCCTCTCCCTGGCCTGA
- a CDS encoding rhodanese-like domain-containing protein, with product MLGFIAENRRDGIGDAVQWHELDAVLAAGAHLVDVRSTAEHAAESIPGSVLVPLDELRSRLDELPDGDLVVHCAVGQRGHAAARLLAQHGRRVRNLDGGLRTWADGTAVGRLSAATS from the coding sequence ATGCTGGGGTTCATCGCCGAGAACCGCCGCGACGGGATCGGGGACGCGGTGCAGTGGCACGAGCTCGACGCCGTCCTGGCCGCCGGTGCCCATCTGGTCGACGTGCGCAGCACCGCGGAGCACGCGGCCGAGTCGATCCCGGGCTCGGTGCTGGTGCCGCTGGACGAGCTGCGGTCCCGCCTCGACGAGCTGCCCGACGGCGACCTGGTGGTCCACTGCGCCGTGGGCCAGCGGGGCCACGCCGCGGCACGGCTGCTCGCGCAGCACGGTCGCCGGGTGCGCAACCTCGACGGCGGTCTGCGGACGTGGGCCGACGGCACGGCGGTCGGGAGGCTGTCAGCCGCGACGTCGTGA
- a CDS encoding APC family permease produces MTDRPALQQRLGTADGIVVGLGAMLGAGIFAAAAPAAAIAGSAVLVGVLVAAVVALANATSSAQLSAARPASGGAYVHGRERLGPWWGYAAGVGFVVGKIGSCAAIALVVAQYTVPEDWVRPVAALVVVVLAAVNCLGVHRTVAVTRVLVALVLLTLGLVVVAALNAPDTTAAGPFAVADGVRTVGWVGVAQAGAVFFFAFAGYARLTTMGEEVRDPARTIPRAVLVSVGLVVVTYLVVTWATLRALGAFRLAESARPLADVVDVAGWGWAVPVVSVGAALAALGSLLVLLAGVARTAMAMAREADLPPWLAAVHPRYRVPHRAEIAAGAVVVVLVLTVDLRGAIQFSALGVLLYYLVANLAALKQPAAERLAPRFVQVLGAVACLLLVVTLPPATLLAGVVVGVLGFAVRSLSRRRG; encoded by the coding sequence GTGACCGACCGACCGGCCCTCCAGCAACGACTCGGGACCGCTGACGGGATCGTCGTCGGGCTCGGCGCGATGCTGGGTGCCGGCATCTTCGCGGCGGCCGCCCCCGCCGCGGCGATCGCCGGCTCCGCCGTGCTCGTCGGGGTGCTGGTCGCGGCGGTCGTGGCCCTGGCCAACGCGACCTCCTCGGCCCAGCTGTCCGCCGCCCGCCCGGCGTCCGGTGGTGCGTACGTCCACGGCCGCGAGCGACTCGGACCCTGGTGGGGGTATGCGGCCGGGGTCGGCTTCGTCGTCGGCAAGATCGGCAGCTGTGCGGCGATCGCCCTGGTGGTGGCGCAGTACACCGTGCCGGAGGACTGGGTGCGGCCGGTGGCGGCCCTGGTGGTGGTCGTGCTCGCCGCCGTCAACTGTCTCGGGGTGCATCGGACGGTCGCCGTCACGCGGGTCCTGGTCGCGCTGGTGCTGCTCACCCTCGGGCTGGTGGTCGTGGCCGCCCTGAACGCACCCGACACCACCGCGGCCGGGCCGTTCGCCGTCGCCGACGGTGTGCGCACGGTCGGGTGGGTGGGGGTCGCGCAGGCCGGTGCGGTGTTCTTCTTCGCGTTCGCCGGCTACGCCCGCCTCACGACGATGGGCGAGGAGGTCCGCGACCCCGCTCGCACGATCCCCCGCGCGGTGCTGGTGTCGGTCGGCCTCGTGGTGGTGACCTACCTCGTGGTCACGTGGGCGACGTTGCGGGCCCTCGGTGCCTTCCGGCTGGCGGAGTCCGCTCGTCCGTTGGCCGACGTCGTCGACGTGGCGGGCTGGGGGTGGGCCGTCCCGGTGGTGTCCGTGGGAGCCGCGCTGGCCGCACTCGGCTCGTTGCTGGTGCTGCTGGCCGGGGTCGCCCGCACGGCGATGGCCATGGCGCGCGAGGCCGACCTGCCGCCGTGGCTCGCTGCGGTGCATCCCCGGTACCGCGTGCCGCACCGCGCCGAGATCGCCGCCGGGGCGGTGGTGGTGGTGCTGGTCCTCACCGTCGACCTGCGAGGTGCGATCCAGTTCTCGGCGCTCGGCGTGCTGCTGTACTACCTCGTCGCCAACCTCGCGGCCCTCAAGCAACCGGCAGCCGAACGGTTGGCGCCCCGCTTCGTCCAGGTGCTGGGCGCCGTCGCCTGCCTCCTGCTCGTCGTGACCCTGCCCCCGGCCACGTTGCTGGCCGGCGTGGTGGTGGGCGTGCTCGGGTTCGCCGTGCGGTCGCTCTCACGACGTCGCGGCTGA
- a CDS encoding SRPBCC domain-containing protein: MTTTPERSETPHTFVLERTFPVTVDRLWRALTVDEERAAWFGSEENFDADEVSHDFRVGGRTVDDGRWHDGPRSRYVATYTDIVDLVRIVISYDMWIDGVHISTSTQCLRLDPVDGGVRLTQTEQGLHLDDPEGGAMRETGFGSILDALASHLESSPS, translated from the coding sequence ATGACCACCACCCCCGAACGGTCCGAGACCCCGCACACCTTCGTCCTCGAGCGCACCTTCCCCGTGACGGTCGATCGCCTGTGGCGGGCCCTGACCGTCGACGAGGAGCGCGCGGCGTGGTTCGGCAGTGAGGAGAACTTCGACGCCGACGAGGTGAGCCACGACTTCCGGGTGGGTGGCCGGACCGTCGACGACGGCCGCTGGCACGACGGCCCCCGGTCGCGCTACGTCGCCACGTACACCGACATCGTCGACCTCGTCCGGATCGTCATCAGCTACGACATGTGGATCGACGGGGTGCACATCTCGACCTCGACCCAGTGCCTGCGCCTGGACCCGGTCGACGGGGGCGTCCGGCTGACCCAGACCGAGCAGGGCCTGCACCTCGACGACCCCGAGGGCGGGGCGATGCGGGAGACCGGGTTCGGTTCGATCCTCGATGCCCTCGCGTCCCACCTGGAGTCGTCGCCCTCCTGA
- a CDS encoding ArsR/SmtB family transcription factor: MLNHGERMDRVFHALADSTRRAMVERLVQSPASVSQLAEPLPMSLPAVLQHLAVLEEAGIVVSEKVGRVRTVQLAPDALSGAGAWIGRQRLPAERRLDRLGDHLNTSPQET, encoded by the coding sequence ATGCTTAACCATGGCGAGCGGATGGACCGGGTGTTCCACGCCCTGGCCGACTCGACCCGTCGCGCCATGGTCGAGCGGCTCGTGCAGTCACCGGCCTCGGTCAGCCAGCTGGCCGAACCCCTGCCGATGTCGTTGCCGGCCGTCCTGCAGCACCTCGCGGTGCTCGAGGAGGCCGGGATCGTCGTCAGCGAGAAGGTCGGTCGCGTCCGCACGGTGCAGCTGGCCCCCGACGCGCTGTCGGGCGCCGGTGCCTGGATCGGGCGGCAGCGACTGCCCGCCGAACGCCGGCTCGACCGACTCGGCGACCACCTGAACACCTCACCCCAGGAGACCTGA
- a CDS encoding lysoplasmalogenase, which produces MPDLRSPWWQAFVAVCGIHLVLLAADATPWDSITKCLAAPLLVGWVLAERGPRILAVALTFCLGGDLFLEIESLFVFGMVSFALAHVCFTAWFVSRGALDGLRARPAVPAALVLAAVVLVAVVWGGVDDAVVRYALPFYALLLVGTAATALATDRVAGIGGLLFLVSDAVIALGVADRIDDTAVWAKLTIMVLYFAAIALLTAGATSLPHRAVDSRPNPAAGGISTV; this is translated from the coding sequence GTGCCCGATCTCAGATCACCGTGGTGGCAGGCCTTCGTGGCCGTGTGCGGCATCCACCTCGTCCTGCTCGCGGCCGATGCCACGCCGTGGGACAGCATCACCAAGTGCCTGGCTGCACCCCTGCTGGTCGGCTGGGTGCTCGCCGAGCGCGGACCCCGGATCCTCGCGGTGGCACTGACGTTCTGTCTCGGCGGCGACCTCTTCCTGGAGATCGAGTCGCTCTTCGTGTTCGGCATGGTGTCGTTCGCGCTCGCCCACGTCTGCTTCACCGCGTGGTTCGTCTCGCGCGGTGCGCTCGACGGACTACGGGCCCGACCGGCCGTGCCCGCAGCCCTGGTGCTGGCTGCCGTGGTCCTGGTGGCCGTCGTGTGGGGCGGGGTCGACGACGCGGTGGTCCGCTACGCCCTGCCGTTCTACGCCCTGCTGCTCGTCGGCACCGCCGCGACCGCCCTGGCCACCGACCGGGTGGCCGGCATCGGTGGGCTGTTGTTCCTCGTCTCCGACGCCGTGATCGCCCTCGGTGTCGCCGACCGCATCGACGACACCGCGGTGTGGGCGAAGCTGACGATCATGGTGCTCTACTTCGCGGCGATCGCCCTGCTCACCGCGGGCGCCACCTCCCTCCCCCACAGGGCGGTGGATTCGCGACCGAATCCCGCCGCCGGTGGAATCTCGACCGTCTGA
- a CDS encoding lysophospholipid acyltransferase family protein, whose amino-acid sequence MDLPRSDRTYRGVVAVFGALFRLWGYRFDVRGAEHLPAHGPAVIASNHIGFLDFTFIGYAARERGRLVRFMSKRSVFDSRFAGWLMRRMGHIPVDRASGAVAYRRAGRLLDAGQLVGLFPEATISRSWLLKRFRPGAAGLALRHGVPVVPVVVWGGHRILTVDGHRSLRRGIAISIHVGEPLETRPDESVADLTARVRVAMSDLLDTAISDYPDEPRDDDDRWWLPHDRGGTAPDPEAAHELDRAALARIGETLD is encoded by the coding sequence GTGGACCTTCCCCGCTCCGACCGCACCTACCGAGGCGTCGTCGCCGTCTTCGGCGCCTTGTTCCGCCTGTGGGGGTACCGGTTCGACGTCCGCGGTGCGGAACACCTGCCGGCCCACGGGCCCGCGGTGATCGCGTCGAACCACATCGGTTTCCTGGACTTCACCTTCATCGGGTACGCGGCCCGTGAGCGCGGCCGGCTCGTGCGGTTCATGTCGAAGCGGTCGGTCTTCGACTCCCGGTTCGCGGGATGGCTGATGAGGCGCATGGGACACATCCCCGTCGACCGGGCGTCCGGCGCCGTCGCCTACCGGCGCGCGGGTCGCCTGCTCGACGCCGGCCAGCTCGTCGGTCTCTTCCCCGAGGCGACCATCAGCCGCTCGTGGTTGCTGAAGCGCTTCCGGCCGGGAGCAGCCGGGCTGGCCCTGCGTCACGGGGTGCCGGTCGTGCCCGTGGTCGTGTGGGGTGGCCACCGCATCCTCACCGTCGACGGCCACCGCAGCCTGCGCCGCGGGATCGCGATCTCGATCCACGTCGGGGAACCGCTGGAGACCCGGCCGGACGAGTCCGTCGCCGACCTCACCGCACGCGTGCGCGTCGCCATGTCCGACCTGCTCGACACCGCGATCAGCGACTACCCGGACGAGCCCCGGGACGACGACGACCGGTGGTGGCTGCCGCACGACCGTGGCGGGACCGCACCCGACCCCGAGGCTGCGCACGAGCTGGACCGGGCGGCCCTCGCCCGCATCGGAGAGACCCTCGACTGA